AAATTGAATTCGAGATAACCTGCAACTGTACTCAAATTTATATAAAATGGGCTCTGGGCGACTTTCCCTGCTTTAGGAGCGAGAATCGAAAAACAGGAGCTACTTTTGAAAAATAGGAGCGACCGCCCCAATTTCCCTGGCCATGTTTCCATTCATCCCATCATCGCAAAGGTGGACTGGGAACAAGGAGACTCCCGCGGGAGAAAGAGGTAGGCAAAATCCCCTGAGGGTGTTTTTCCCCGAAGGTAGAATAATTAAGAGGAGATTCGACTAAAATCATCACATCGTGTGACAACGTTGAACGACCCTACATCATGTAGGGCCGGCAGGACGGGGCTGTTCCCATGCCACCTTTATTCTATCGAAAGCAACGGACATTTCTCTTACCCAAATCATCTCGAGTCCAAGTCTTCCAGATAGATAATGGGGCTAAAATGGAACTTAAAAACTTATGCATCTCTACTAAACACTAACTTGTCCCACTGTTGCACGGCTCTTTTCATAATGATATAGTCAAGCCACGAAAGGAGTGGAGAATCATGGCAAAACCGCGTATTGGCTTTATTGGAACAGGTGTAATGGGAAAAAGCATGGCAAAACGGCTCATGGATGAAGGGTATCCACTTCATATATATACACGAACGTATGAAAAAGCAGAGGAATTAATCGAAGCAGGTGCTTATTGGAAGGAAAAAGTAAAAGACGTCGCATCAGAGTCTGACATCATTATTACGATGGTAGGCTATCCAGATGACGTAGAGGAAGTATATTATGGTCAAGACGGATTGATGGAAAATGCCAAACAAGATACGTATCTTATTGATATGACTACGTCGTCACCTGAAGTAGCAATGGACATTCATGATAAAGCAACTGCCAAGGGATTAATTGCAATGGATGCGCCAGTATCAGGAGGAGATATTGGTGCAAAGAACGGTAATCTTTCAATTATGGTAGGCGGAAATACTGAAGCGTTCCAACAAATGAAACCTGTTTTTAACGTTTTGGGGAGTAATGTTGTCCTCCAAGGAGAAGCTGGAGCTGGTCAATATACGAAAATGTGTAATCAAATAGCAATCGCTTCCAATATGATGGGAGTTTGTGAAGCATTAATCTATGCTGAATCAGCAGGTTTGGACCCTGAAACTGTTCTACAAAGCATTAGTGGAGGCGCTGCAGGAAGCTGGTCTCTAACAAACTTAGCACCACGCATGATTGCAGAGGATTTCTCCCCTGGATTTTTTGTCAAACACTTTATAAAAGACATGGGTATCGCAATCGAATCCACAGAACGTATGGGATTAGATCTCCCTGGACTACAACTTGCCAAAGAACTGTACGACAAAATTGCAGAAGACGGTGAAGGCGATAGCGGAACTCAAGCTCTTTATAAGTACTATAAATTGAATAGTTAGTATAAAAAGGCATGTGACTTTCCCAAGCACATGCCTTTTAGTAAAATAATATTTTTTTGTACTACATTCACTACTTATAACCTTTATTCTTTCGGTAATGTAAATGGATTTGATAAAGATGCATAGTCTCCAGCTAACCGTGCTAGCGGTTTCCATTGATTGATATCAGTCTTATAACCTTCCAGATAGATATCCTCATGAACATGTACCTGTTTCACCCTACCAAAAACCATATGATTGTCACCAAATTGTATGGTTTGTTCTAACTTACACTCGAAGGCTATGGGAGACTCTAGAACAGAAGGAACCTCAATTGTAGTTGATCCTTGAGGAGTAAGGCCTGCTTTTTTAAATTCATCATCCTGTTCGTGATAAGGCTTTGATGATTCATGCATAGCATTGGCCAAGGATTCAGGTACAACATTGATTACAAATTCTTCTAAATCTAAAATATTCGTCAAGGTATCTTTTGTCTTTGTATCACGACTTTCTTGATAAGCCCCTTGTCCAATAGATATGGCAAGTATAGGTGGCTCGGGTGAAGCAACTGTAAAGAAACTAAATGGTGCTATATTCAATATTCCCTCTCTACTTTTCGAAGATACCCACGCGATTGGGCGCGGAACAACAGAGCCAGACATCAATTTATACATTTCCTTCTTCTCTAGTTGACTCGCTTCAAAACGTATAGCTTTTTCATTTGGCATACATTGTATCCCCCTTTCACTACTCTTGTATTGTACCTTTCACTTTACATAAGTAATGTCGAGTAGTCTAAAGATTGAAATATAAAATAAAAAAAAGACTGACTCTCAAAAGAATCAGCGCTATCTGTTATTTTCGTCGAATACCAATCCTTCGACCTGCTTGTTTAGGTTGTTCTCGTTTCGCATCTTCTTTATAAATTTCCTCGATTTTCTTCGCCACCACTTCTGGGAAAGGCGCTGGCTTGCCTTCCTTCTGGTCCATGCCCATAATCATCTGCTCCATTGTAGCAATAAGTTCACCTTCTTGATTCTCCATCAGTAAAAATTGATGAATTCGTTTAGCATCGGTATCAAGGAGATGGCTTTTTATCGTAAGCTCTTCCCCCTCATGGGCTTCTTTCAAATAACAGATGTGAGTTTCAAGCGTAAAAATCGTGTAAGAGTGCTCAATTCGACCCATTTCATCTAAACCAATAAAATTGATAAAGTCTTCAGCAGCCAGACTAAATGCTCTAGCATACTCCGCATCGTTCATATGACCATTGTAGTCTACCCATTCTGGACTCACATGCTGCTTCGTAGAAAATAGTGGATTCACTAAAGTCCCTCCTCTGCTATTGTTTTGCATTACTTTGCGACTCTGGCCAATAATCTTTTACTAAATCGAGTAACCGAACTAAGAATTCATTACGATTCTTATCTAATTCTGACATAGAAAGATTCCCTGCCTGCTCCTCACATCCAGACACGACACGATTGTATAACTCGTCTGTTAATTCTGGAGCTTCTAGCTTTGTCCAAGGCTTCTTTAGTGCAGGTCCAAATTGCTTTAACATGTGACGCATGCCTCCTTCACCTCCAGCTAAATGGAAGGTAAGAAATGGTCCATATTGTGCATAGCGAAGTCCTGCCCCGTATGTGAAGGCTTGGTCTACCTCTTCTGTCGTTGCAATTCCTTCGTTCACTATATGAAGAGACTCACGCCAAATTGCTTCAATCAACCGATCAGCAATATGACCCTCAATTTCATGACGCACTAGTAAAGCTTTCATATTTAGTCCCTCATAAAACATTCTTGCTTTATCTACATTTTCCTGCGTTGTCGATTGTCCAGCAACCACTTCTACTAGTGGAAGGATATATACTGGGTGGAACGGATGAGCGACCACAAAACGTTCTGGATGCTGAAGATGTTCTTGTAACTCAGAAGGCATGATGCCAGAAGTACTAGAACCAATCAACGCATCAGCTTTGGCGTGCTTATCAATGTCTTGAAGAACCGTTTGTTTCAACTCTTCTACTTCGGGTACATTCTCTTGTATAAAATCAGCATCCGCTACTGCTTTGGATAGATCTTTTTCAAATGTTAATCGATCTTTGGAAGCACCTTCTGCCAATCCTAGTTCCTCCACGTAAGGCCAAGCATGATTTACGGCTTTACGCATACGTTCTTCTGCCCCTTCGGCAAGGTCGGTTGCAATGACGTCATATCCATGTGCTAAAAACCGAGCTATCCATCCATTACCGATTACTCCTGTCCCAACCACTGCTACTTTTTTCATCTGTGCTATCATCATTACTTCCCTCCATGTGGATTACGCAAATGTAAATAGTCTCTTGCTTCTTGTGGTGTCATTGGCTCTATTCCATGGCCTGCAAGCATGGTAACAGCTTTATCGACTAACTGTTCGTTACTGGCTAGAACTCCTTTAGAAAGGTACATGTTATCTTCAAGGCCGACACGAACATTTCCTCCAAGTAGTGCTGACTGTGCAGCAACTGGCATCTGCATGCGTCCAATACCAAATGCAGACCAATGAGCATTTTCAGGAAGACGATTCTTCATATACATCATCGTTTCTGCATCCGCTTCAGCTCCCCAAGGGATACCTAAGCAAAATTGAAACATTGAATCTCCATCGATAAGTCCTTCTTGAATGAGTTGTTTTGCAAACCGAATATGCCCTGTATCAAAGCATTCCAATTCTGGTTTAACACCGCTCTCCTGGATAAGCTTTGCCTGCTTGCGAAGCCAATCGGTTGGGCTCATATAGATCATGTTACCAAAGTTTGTACTTCCACAATCCAGCGTGCACATTTCAGGCAATAATTGTCCAACAGGCTCGTGACGCTCATCAGGAGTTTGAATGTCTGTACCATCACCACCAGCAGCAGGCTTATCTAGACTAGGGATAAAGTCACCGCCTCCACCAGAGGTGATATTAATAATAACGTCTGTTTCAGATTCACGAATACGATCTACAATTTCACGGTAATGCTCAATATTGTGGCTAATACCTCCTGTTTTTGGGTCACGGGCGTGGACGTGAGCGATTGTAGCCCCCGCCTTAGCGGAAGCTATAGCTGAATCTGCAATTTCCTTCGGTGTTACAGGTACATTTGGATTCTTTTCCGTAGTATCCCCAGCACCTGTTACCGCAGCTGTTACTAACACTTTATTTTTCATTACGAATTCCTCCTTAAGGTTGAGAATGGTTTTCGTTTAATTGTTTTTACGTAATCTTTTTAAACTATACCATCCAGACGGTTTATTTTCAATAAATTTATTTTTACATATTTCACCTATATCTAATCTTCTTCTAAATCAAAAAACGATTCATTTTTACGAATCTAACTTTCACTATAAAATTGAAAATAATCTTTTATGTTGGTACGATTATGTACATAATGAAAATCTAATACGTAATGAGGGAATTAGCATGCCTAGAGAATCGAAGCGGCATAAAATTTTGGAAGCAGCAGCGTTGATTGTTCATAATCAAGGAACAGATGCATTGACACTCGATGCTGTGGCAAAACAAGCAGAAGTAAGCAAAGGTGGTTTGCTGTACCATTTTTCTAGCAAGGAATCCTTAGTAAAAGGACTTGTTGAACACATGGATACGATTTATCGTGGAAACGTGGAAGGATATGCAGACTCAGACCAAGAAGAAACAGGAAAATGGACGCGCGCTTTAGTTAATACCATGTACAAAGCTGGAATAGAAAACAAAGAAATTAGTGCAGGGATGCTTGCAGCTCAGGGTATTAATCCGGAACTATTAAAGCCTCTCCAAGATACATACGCTAACTGGCAGCAACAAATCCAGCAAGAGGATGGCCTAGATGAGGTACAAGCTACCATATTACGCCTTGCTGTAGATGGATTATGGTTATCTGAAATCTTCGGTCTAGGTACGTTGGACGAGGACTTGCGACAAAAAGTACTGGAGAGATTACTGCAACATACCCACAAATAAGGTAAGAAAAACCCGAGTACCTTGTGCCCCCTACTGTCTTAAGCAAAATCCACTTCATGACGATTCATTCCACGGAAAGTATTTGCTTAAGCCCGAGAAAGGGGAGAGATATAAGCGCTAAAAATTATAATTTCTTTCTTTTTTACTTAAAAAGGACACACTCCCGAGATGAAAGGGAGTGTGTCCTTTATTTGTATAGGATATTATAAAATTCAATGCTTGTGTATAACTAAAAAAGTGATGTGGCCACGTCCAGCTCCCAGCGACTAGTATGCTTCCCTCGCCTGCGTACGATAAGTTAACATCGAACCAACCCACGTCGTGTGGGCCGCAGCACATACGTCGCTAAACAGGCGCGCCGAGCTTTTGTTCGTAAATGAATTATAAAATTTCCAGCTCATCCAACCAAGCTCCCACACTACCTCATAAGATAGTCTTTTGAGAGGGGGCAAGGCGCTTTGAACTTTTCTTTATTCTGCATAGTGGTTGTACACTTCTGGATCAACACTTTTGACATGAAGATCACGCTGTGGAAATGGTATTTCTATATTATGTTCAGCGAGCATATTATAGATTCTGAAATTCAAGTTACTTTTCATCACAATAACTTTATCAGGTTCAGAAATCCAAACAAATAATTCGAAGTCTAAAGAAGAATCTCCAAACCCTACAAAGTTCACAAATGGCTCCGGTTTAGATAGAACTGTTGGAGACACTAACCTTTCCTGCTCCGCTACTTGAAGTAAGACCTCACGAACTTGATTCACATCACTTCCGTAAGCAACGCCAACAGGTAGTACTAATCGCATGACCCGATCACCATAAGAACGATTAATCACTTTCTCCTCTAAGAAATAAGAGTTTGGAACAATGATTCGTTCATTATCCAATGTTCGAATAATCGTTGCACGCATGTTTATTTTTTCAACATCACCAATAATATCATCCACCAACACGCGATCCCCTACCTTAATTGGTCGTTCAAAGAGGATGATGATTCCAGATATAAAGTTACTGGCAACGTTCTGTAGACCAAACCCAATACCAACTCCCACTATACCTGCGAAAACAGTTAAAGCACTCAATTCAATTCCAATTGTTGATAAACTAATGACTGCAGCAAGCACCATAATCGTATAGTGAAAGATTTTATCGAATGTGAATTGCACGCCTCGATCTAAGTCATATCTTTTGTACACTGTTGGAAATATATAAGAGGTCATCAGCTTGGAAATCCTCTGAGACAAAGAAAGGATAAGAATGACCAGTACAACAAGAAAAACTGATATTTGCTGATCCCCGATAGAGAATAGCGTTTGAAACATCCATTCCGATGTTTTGAAATAGAATAATAAAAAGAACACCACAGCATAAAACGTAATCCAGTTAACCAGACTTTTCAAAATAGGATTAATAGTAGCGATTCCCTGGCGTTTTTTGCGTATGGAACGATCGATCCAAAATATCGACCAGCGTATGAATAAAATTAGTACTAGGCCTATGATAAATGGAATCCCATCAATCAATAGAAGTCTAATCAGGTCAGGATTAACCACGAATGTATTCCCCCAATTTTCTCTCCGTTACAATGCGTTCCCGTAAGAGTGCATTGATTTCTCCACCAGTAATTAATATAATCCCTGTAATATAAAACCAAATCATGATGACAATAACTCCTCCAAGACTACCATACGTAGCCGAAAAACCCCCCCATCGGTTCACATACATGGAAAATAAAAGGGAAACAATCTGCCATCCCACTGTAGCAAAACAAGCCCCAATCCACGCTTCTTTAAATCGAATTGGACGATTTGGGACTAACGTGTACAGAAATAATAGGGTTACAAAAAACAATATAGACGAAATGGCCCATCGAAGAAGATGCCATAAGGATAAAAATGTCTCTGAAAAACCGAATGTAGAGAAAAGAAAGTCTCCTATTAGTGTACCAAATACAGGTAACAAAAGGGAAAGTAAGATAATAAAAATCATCGCAAACATTAACCAGACAGATAACATCCTTTGTATAATAAAATGACGTTTCTCCTGCACCTGATAGGCACGATCAAGTGCTTTTATCAATGCATTTATTCCATTGGAAGCAGCCCACAACGTAGCTATTACTCCGAATGAGAGAAGCCCACCGTTTTGGTTATTCATTAATTCCTGGAGGTTAGAATGTATAATCTCATAAGCCCCTTCAGGAGCATAAGACTGGACAATCCCCATAACCTTTTGCTCGGATATGTTTACATAACCAATTAATGTTACAAGAAAAAATAAAAATGGAAACAAAGATAGCAAAAAGAAATAAGACAACTGTGCAGATAAGCCTACTACATCATCTTGATTTAGCCGTTTTATAAGCTGCCTATTAAATTGTATTACCTTTATCATGATGGATTCCAGCCTCTCATAGAAGATTCACTTCCCATGAAGTTTGTCCTCCCTATGAATGTATGGCTTGGCTTTGTAGAGTATGAATAAGATTATCCCAGACAATTTAGTTGACATTATAGAGGAAATTCTTTAACCTGTTTTTCTGGTTTCTATTATGAATTAGACTTGTTTAGTACATAATAAGAGAACTGCTCATTATTCATATAGGAGTTGGAAAAATTACTATGAGCAATACAAGCAAAGGTATTATTCTATTATTATTATCTGCATTTGGTTTTGCAATGATGTCTGCATTCGTTAAGTTATCAGGTGAATTGCCTACCACACAGAAAACTATGTTTCGTAACTTAGTAACGGCTGTAATCGCTCTAGGTTTTGTTTTAAAAAACAAAGTTCGAGTTTTCGGAGAAAGAAAAAATCAGAAGTATCTGCTTCTTCGGTCTGGATTAGGTACGCTCGGTATGGTGTTGTATTTTTATGCCATAGACAACCTAGTACTATCTGATGCTGATATGCTAAATAAACTAAGTCCTTTTCTACTAATCATTTTTTCGGCTATTTTCTTAAAGGAAAAGGCAAAAAATTTCCAGTTAGTAGCCGTATTGATTGCATTTATTGGAACTTTATTCGTTATAAAACCCGCTTTCTCACTTGAAATCATTCCATATGGCGCGGGGGTTCTATCGGCTATATTCGCTGCGGGTGCATACACAGTGCTTCGCTTCCTTGGAGATAAGGAAAAGTTTTATACTATTGTTTTTTACTTCTCCTTTTTCTCAACAGTGACCTTATTACCATTTGTCATTGCATTTTATGAACCTATGACGTTTCAGCAAGTCATGTATCTACTATTAGCTGGCTCTTTCGCAACACTTGGTCAATTCGGCATCACAATCGCTTATAAATTTGCACCAGCAAAAGAAATATCCATCTTCTTCTACTCAACCATTGTATACACTTCTATTTTAAGTATGGTTATCTTTGGTCAGTTCCCTGATTTATACAGTATTATTGGTTATTTTATTATTTTTAGCGCTTCTTTTTACATGTACTCGAAGAACAAACAACTTGATAAAGCCTATGGTTAAACTTAACATTTCTTACGTCAGTTCCTCTACTGGCGTATTTTTTGTTATACTACACTATATGTAAAAACATTTATTTTGAATATGGGTTTTCAATTGCGTATGATAAACAATAGAATGTTTATATGGAATGTTTTAAGAGGTGATAGATTAAGTAGGAGGGTATATCAATGCATAATCATTCATTAAAAGAAGCCATCCTGTTTAGTCATAGGATGACCCAGCTTAGTAAAGCATTATGGAAATCAATCGAAAAGGACTGGAGAGCATGGGTAAAGCCTCATGGTCTTAACATCAATGAACACCACATTCTTTGGATTCTGTATGAAAAAGATGGCACAACCATTTCAGACTTATCCAACCAAGGAGCTATGCACGTATCAACAGCATTTAACTTCTCAAGGAAGCTTGAAGAACGTGAATTGCTTGTCTTCTCTAAAAATGATGAAGACAAACGAAATACGTACATTACGCTTACCGAATCCGGTAAAAATTTATTAATGAAGACAATTTCATCTTTTAATCCAGACAACCATACCATTCTAGCGGGTGTACAACCGTTCAAAGAAACATTCGGAAAACTACCTGATTTCAAAGAAATTTCTGCTATTATCCAGCATTTATATGATACTGATTATGAGGAAACAGATTCTCTTGATGAAGAACTGCTTAAACATCTTGGAACAGACATGGAATCAGATAAGCTCCCAAAAGAATAACCAAAACACGAGGCAGTTCTTTATGTGGAGTACATATCAGATAAAATCAAGCCTAGCTCATATGAGCTAGGCTTTTATATGGTTACTTTGTAAATTAGTGATAAGTAAGAATTATACCAGGACATATATCACGCTATTAGTGACAGAAAAGTCATATTTAGTTCAGAGATATTCTGGTAAGATTGCTAGGTCTAAGTGCTATACATTTTCTCTACTTACCTGATTGCGATGTGATTTTTCGCAATATTATTAAGACAACAATATTCATAACCACAGCGAACCCTAGTACAATTTCAAGCCACAAAGGCATATCTACAAAAATAATATTAATAGTTAATATGAGAATCATAAGTGAGCTGACAAGATAATGTGGCGTAAAGTCTGTTTTTGGTTGCGCCATTGCTTTCTCCCTTCGTTACAAACCTATTCAAGAACGGTATGCTAGTGTCATTACCATAGCAGAAATTCTATTATATTGTAATCTCCTTGATCAAGAAATATTAAGAAAAAATACCTTCCCATCCTAGAGATGCAAATAGTTCATGTTGAAAATTAGATCACATTAGTTGAATGTAGTCTTTCTATCTATTTACTTCTTACACTTCTTGCTTTTTAAGCTTCTTTCCAATTCCTTTTTCAATCATACTGAGCATATTTTTATCCTTCGGAGCAATGAAGGTTATAGCAACTCCATCTTCCCCCGCTCTTCCTGTTCGTCCAATACGATGAATATAGCTCTCTACATCTTGAGGAATATCATAGTTGTACACATTGGTTACGCCTTCAACATCTAACCCTCTTGAGGCTACGTCTGTTGCAATTAGTAATTGGATTTTCGCATCACGAAAACTTTCCATGACCTTTTCGCGCTTTTTTTGCGTTAGATCTCCGTGTAGTTCATCAACAAGGTAGCCTTGAGCTTTCAATTCTCCATATAATTTACTTACCCGTCTTTTTGTACGACAAAAGATAATACCTAGGAAAGGCTGTGTTTCTTTGATGACTTTTCGTAAGGCATCTTGCTTTCTTCGATCTGTGGTCTCCACCACATATTGGTCAATCTCTTCAACCGTCCGCCCTCTTGACTGAATTCGAACTTGTTGAGGATTTTTCATATGTTTATAGGCTAGTTTATTAATATCGGATGGAATAGTTGCTGAAAATAATGCCGTTTGCCTTGAGGAAGGAGTTCGTTTAATAATATCTTCTACCTCGTCTAGAAACCCTATCTGAAGCATCTGATCTGCTTCATCTAGGACAAGCATGGAAACGTTGGATAAATCAATCGTTTCTCGCCGAATGTGATCTAATAATCTCCCTGGTGTTCCAATAACGATTTGAACGTGTTTATCCAACCGTTTCACTTGCTGGTGCACGTCCTTACCACCATATACTGCAAGCATGTTCACATCACCAGACATACGTTCAAGCTCGGATGTTAACTGTAAAGCTAATTCTCGTGTAGGTGCTACAATCAATGCTTGAATAGTATGGTCATTCGGATCTATTTTTTCTAACATTGGTAGTAAAAAACTTAATGTTTTTCCAGAACCCGTTTGTGCTTGAGCAATGACATCTTTGCCTTCTGTTAATAACGGTATTACTTCCGTTTGAATTTCAGTGGGAGTTGTAATCCCATTTGTTCGTAATGTTTCTATATAGTTTTTGCTTAACGTAAATTGGTGAAAATCACTCATGTAGGTGCCTCTTTCTATTGATTGACGTACCTATTATTGTACCATTTTCACTAAGTAAAAAGATATTTCTATTTCACGATGCCCGTTAAACAGTAAAGAACATGACAGATGCAATCAAAAATACAATAATGGCTATGATGACAAGAATACTTAAGATAACGAGGGTTATTTTCAAACCGTTACTCATTCGCTCACCACCCTGTCCGTACGAGTGAATTTTACATTTACTCATATAAACGTACTCCATCCCCCCCCCATTCATTACGTATAAGTAAAAAATACTCAAAATAGTAACCCCTCATAAGCCGATCCTTTTATATAAAGACTCCCACCTAATTTTATGAGAGGGGGAGAGTTTTTTATTTCTATTTCGTTATATATAATAGTATAAATTCCCCTTAACTAACCCATCGCATATAAAGGGAGTTGGTCAATTATTTCTTTAAACAACCTTTTTAAGAGAGGTTCCACTAACTACTATGATTAAAACGGAGTCCATTTTATAAAATGCAAATTTTTTTATATCAATACAATATATGAAACTTTTTTCTGGTTTCATAATTCAAACCGAAATATTATACTATCGATTAAAGGAAATATTTTCAATGAATTGTCATTAACAAGTATGATTTTCTATGAATCAAAATATGGAGGATTTTCATGTGGGAGACGATTCCTTTAGCGAAGATCACAAAAGTATCGAGCAACATCCTTAGTTACTTAGGTTACAATATTCTATTTAATTATGCTTCAATTAAAGCATGACGTGGAAATATCCCCATATTTCTTCTTTCCAGTTACTATGCTTAAATACCTTGAAATCATTGAAAAAGAATTACAAAAAAGCAGGGACTGGGATTATGCTGTGGATATTATATTAATTTACATTTTTCTGTATATGTATTTCACATTTTAATTAGGAGGATTCTGATGAGTTCACGTATAGTTAAATATATCGAAGGAAATAACGTTTATTTAAAAATTCCTGCGGTAGAGGATGCCGAACTATTGTATGAAGGATTAAATCAAGAATCGGAATCAACACGACTTCGAGGTCGTCAAACTCCCGTATCTTTTTCTTCTGTTGAACATGCGCTACAACAACCAAGTCGTCAGGATACATACGCATTCTTTATATGTCTCCAAGAAACGGATGAAATGATCGGAGAAGTATCGTTATTGGGAATGGAAAGTGCAATGAACCGTTGTGCTGAATTCCAAATTTCAATACATAAGAGTCAATACTTTAGCGGAGGCTTTGGCACAGAAGCCAGCGAGCTTGCCATTGAATTTGCTTTTGGAAAGCTGAACCTAAACCGAATCCAGCTAGAGGTATTCTCTACTAATACAAGAGCTATTGCAGTATATGAAAAACTCGGTTTCGTAAAGGAAGGACTGAAGCGACAGGCGTATTACTTGGATTTTGAATACAAGGATCTAGTCATGATGAGCTTGTTAAGAGAGGATTATCTCAAAAAGCACAATATGGCAAACACCTAAAGGGAACGATCTAAAACATCCCCATTCTAGAGAAGATTTAATGAGTTTGGTAGAGGTCTAGCTCTAGCACCTTCCTCAGAATCTTAAAAAAAACCTGGCTGGAGTCTTTGCTTAATTCTATCTGAGACATCAGGAAAACGCTCCTAGGGTTTCTTTATCACTCATAGGAAACAGCTCTCCTCTTTAAAGCTTTCCATGATTCCAAAAATATCCCTTTATCAACTTTAGCAGCTTTCTTACCAGACAACGGGTCATTGATATAGACGCTCTCTTGATCATAACCCACTAACACCACAGCATGTAAATCCAGTGGCGTAGTGATTTTTTCACCATGATGCCTCCACGACTCCCAACGATCCGGAAGCTTATAATCCCCAGTTGTCCACACAATGACAGGCTTCCCATTACTTACTTGTTTTAAAACCTGATCAAAATCGCTACCGGTTAGATTTATCGTTTTGTTTGGTAAGTATTCTTTCATTAGCTTCACCATAGGTTCATCAAACATTGCATAGCCTGGCTTTTCACCAGTAACATCTCCTACAAATCCTTCATTAGGATCTCCCCATTCAAGGATATCTCCCTGCTTTGTTTTTTTTACTTGATCATCATCCTTAGGCATTTTTTTGGCTAATTCCATCTTATCCACATCTACGCCTGCATGATGTAAAACCATGGTTAAACTCGTAACTTCACATCCATATTTCAATTCAGGATTTTGCTTAATCAAAGGAACTTCAAGCATTGCTTTATTCTTTAGTTTTGTAGCTGTATGATCTCCACTCTGTTTTTTCTCTTCTTCAGATGGTTTGTATTCTTCATCTGTTAAATTAGAAGTAATCTTATTAAATTCAACAGGCTTTTCTTTAGAGCTATCTTCATTAATGCCACAAGCTGATAACAGGATTATCACAAAACAAAGGTTTATAAAGACTCGCATGACAAAACTCCTCAAAATCGTATAATGTTATCTTTACTATTCCGAAATACAAAGGAAAATATGTGTACTCCAGCCTATAAAATGACAAGCTACAACAAAAACATTACAATGCAAGTAGACACGATCAAAAAGGAGTTGTTGTTGTGAAAGCTTTTGTACATGAAGGAAT
This genomic stretch from Pontibacillus yanchengensis harbors:
- a CDS encoding C39 family peptidase; the encoded protein is MRVFINLCFVIILLSACGINEDSSKEKPVEFNKITSNLTDEEYKPSEEEKKQSGDHTATKLKNKAMLEVPLIKQNPELKYGCEVTSLTMVLHHAGVDVDKMELAKKMPKDDDQVKKTKQGDILEWGDPNEGFVGDVTGEKPGYAMFDEPMVKLMKEYLPNKTINLTGSDFDQVLKQVSNGKPVIVWTTGDYKLPDRWESWRHHGEKITTPLDLHAVVLVGYDQESVYINDPLSGKKAAKVDKGIFLESWKALKRRAVSYE
- a CDS encoding HTH-type transcriptional regulator Hpr, whose translation is MHNHSLKEAILFSHRMTQLSKALWKSIEKDWRAWVKPHGLNINEHHILWILYEKDGTTISDLSNQGAMHVSTAFNFSRKLEERELLVFSKNDEDKRNTYITLTESGKNLLMKTISSFNPDNHTILAGVQPFKETFGKLPDFKEISAIIQHLYDTDYEETDSLDEELLKHLGTDMESDKLPKE
- a CDS encoding YihY/virulence factor BrkB family protein is translated as MIKVIQFNRQLIKRLNQDDVVGLSAQLSYFFLLSLFPFLFFLVTLIGYVNISEQKVMGIVQSYAPEGAYEIIHSNLQELMNNQNGGLLSFGVIATLWAASNGINALIKALDRAYQVQEKRHFIIQRMLSVWLMFAMIFIILLSLLLPVFGTLIGDFLFSTFGFSETFLSLWHLLRWAISSILFFVTLLFLYTLVPNRPIRFKEAWIGACFATVGWQIVSLLFSMYVNRWGGFSATYGSLGGVIVIMIWFYITGIILITGGEINALLRERIVTERKLGEYIRG
- a CDS encoding GNAT family N-acetyltransferase, which encodes MSSRIVKYIEGNNVYLKIPAVEDAELLYEGLNQESESTRLRGRQTPVSFSSVEHALQQPSRQDTYAFFICLQETDEMIGEVSLLGMESAMNRCAEFQISIHKSQYFSGGFGTEASELAIEFAFGKLNLNRIQLEVFSTNTRAIAVYEKLGFVKEGLKRQAYYLDFEYKDLVMMSLLREDYLKKHNMANT
- a CDS encoding DMT family transporter translates to MSNTSKGIILLLLSAFGFAMMSAFVKLSGELPTTQKTMFRNLVTAVIALGFVLKNKVRVFGERKNQKYLLLRSGLGTLGMVLYFYAIDNLVLSDADMLNKLSPFLLIIFSAIFLKEKAKNFQLVAVLIAFIGTLFVIKPAFSLEIIPYGAGVLSAIFAAGAYTVLRFLGDKEKFYTIVFYFSFFSTVTLLPFVIAFYEPMTFQQVMYLLLAGSFATLGQFGITIAYKFAPAKEISIFFYSTIVYTSILSMVIFGQFPDLYSIIGYFIIFSASFYMYSKNKQLDKAYG